In Marisediminicola antarctica, one DNA window encodes the following:
- the pknB gene encoding Stk1 family PASTA domain-containing Ser/Thr kinase: protein MTTNSTDPMIGRLIDGRYQVRSRIARGGMATVYLATDLRLERRVAIKVMHGHLADDSQYRARFIQEARSAARLAHPNVVNVYDQGQDVDTAYLVMEYLPGITLRDLLDEHHILTTDQAFDIMEAVLSGLAAAHKSGIVHRDLKPENVLLADDGRIKIGDFGLARAASANTETGNALLGTIAYLSPELVTRGIADTRSDIYAVGIMLYEMLAGEQPFKGEQPFQIAHQHANDTVPTPSSKNPNVPAELDELVLWATARDPDQRPRDAKTMLDQLLETQEGLAADAPATSLQRTMVLPSAMAEKGAIASNDKTQVITPQARHRTGPVVVDNQSALQTKAGRRKARGFWLFALVVLLASLAGATGWYFNVGPGALVSVPEVAGQDLATATTTLTAAELLVAQAPEEVFDPVVAVGTVVGTNPAVGESVAIQSTVTILTSKGPQPLPFPALAGVSEPEALALIEDSGFTPGDVRYEFNGDVADTLVLRAIGSGDVDITAAPEYGELQPVSLVVSRGAVPEVVGDSLADAIAALEAVGLLGAEGEGRFDEGIPDGAVIAAVPRSDAAVVPGDTFDLIVSRGPAPVVIPDVAGEFRDDAVAQLEALGLRVNYNPIFGPFSGATVTSTDPAIGSKVPKGSSVTLFLQIFG from the coding sequence GTGACCACGAACAGCACCGACCCGATGATTGGCCGTCTTATCGACGGCCGATATCAGGTGCGCTCGCGAATCGCACGGGGCGGTATGGCCACGGTGTACCTCGCCACCGACCTCCGGCTCGAGCGCCGCGTGGCGATCAAGGTCATGCACGGCCACCTCGCCGACGATAGCCAGTATCGGGCCAGGTTCATCCAGGAGGCGCGATCGGCGGCCCGCCTCGCGCATCCGAACGTCGTCAACGTTTACGATCAGGGGCAGGATGTCGACACCGCCTACCTCGTGATGGAGTACCTCCCGGGGATCACCTTGCGGGACCTGCTCGACGAACACCACATTCTCACGACCGACCAGGCCTTCGACATCATGGAGGCGGTGCTCTCCGGGCTTGCGGCCGCGCACAAGAGTGGGATCGTGCACCGCGACCTCAAGCCCGAGAACGTGCTGCTCGCCGACGACGGGCGCATCAAGATCGGTGACTTCGGCCTCGCTCGCGCCGCAAGCGCGAACACTGAAACCGGCAATGCCCTGCTCGGCACGATCGCCTACCTCTCCCCCGAGCTCGTCACGCGCGGCATCGCCGACACTCGCAGCGACATCTATGCGGTCGGCATCATGCTCTACGAGATGCTCGCGGGTGAGCAGCCGTTCAAGGGCGAGCAGCCGTTCCAGATTGCGCACCAGCACGCGAACGACACCGTGCCGACCCCGAGTTCGAAGAACCCCAACGTGCCGGCCGAGCTGGACGAGCTTGTCCTGTGGGCGACAGCGCGCGACCCGGACCAGCGTCCGCGAGACGCGAAGACCATGCTCGACCAGCTTCTCGAGACGCAGGAGGGGTTGGCCGCCGACGCTCCGGCGACATCCCTCCAGCGCACCATGGTGCTGCCATCGGCGATGGCCGAGAAGGGTGCGATCGCATCCAACGACAAGACGCAGGTCATCACGCCGCAGGCGCGGCACCGCACCGGGCCGGTCGTCGTCGACAACCAGAGCGCTTTGCAGACCAAGGCTGGTCGGCGCAAGGCCCGGGGCTTCTGGCTCTTCGCCCTGGTGGTACTGCTCGCGTCCCTCGCGGGGGCAACGGGCTGGTACTTCAACGTCGGCCCGGGAGCTCTCGTGTCGGTGCCCGAGGTGGCGGGGCAGGACCTCGCCACGGCGACGACCACCCTCACCGCCGCCGAGCTCCTCGTGGCGCAGGCGCCGGAGGAGGTCTTCGATCCCGTGGTGGCCGTCGGCACGGTCGTCGGCACCAACCCCGCGGTGGGCGAATCGGTCGCGATCCAGTCGACCGTCACGATTCTCACCTCCAAGGGCCCGCAGCCGCTCCCGTTCCCCGCCCTCGCCGGCGTGTCCGAACCGGAGGCGCTCGCTCTCATCGAGGATTCCGGGTTCACGCCGGGAGATGTGCGCTACGAATTCAACGGTGACGTCGCCGACACCCTTGTGCTGCGTGCGATTGGATCCGGTGATGTCGACATCACCGCGGCCCCGGAATACGGTGAACTTCAGCCGGTGTCGCTCGTGGTGTCACGCGGCGCCGTGCCCGAGGTCGTCGGCGACAGCCTCGCCGACGCGATCGCCGCGCTCGAGGCGGTCGGCCTGCTCGGCGCGGAGGGTGAGGGCCGCTTCGACGAGGGGATCCCAGACGGCGCCGTCATCGCAGCCGTACCTCGCTCCGATGCCGCCGTGGTGCCCGGCGACACGTTCGACCTCATCGTCTCCAGGGGTCCGGCGCCGGTCGTAATCCCGGATGTCGCCGGAGAGTTCCGTGACGACGCGGTTGCGCAGCTCGAGGCGCTCGGCCTCAGGGTGAATTACAACCCGATCTTTGGGCCTTTCTCGGGCGCCACCGTGACGAGCACGGACCCCGCGATCGGGTCGAAGGTACCCAAGGGGTCGTCGGTCACACTGTTCCTGCAAATTTTCGGCTGA